The Erinaceus europaeus chromosome 11, mEriEur2.1, whole genome shotgun sequence DNA window GTGTTGTCCACTGTGTATACCCTTCCCTCTCTTCATGGGCTGTCCTTCCCTACTTTACCTGACAGCAAGCAGCACTGCACCTCCACACTGACCTTTGTGTTCACTTCTCCCAGGCACCTTGTACTTCTCAGCACTTTTCTGTGAAGCCAGGCACTTGAGGCCTGTGCCTACTCTCCCTGCACAGTTGTTTAACTGTTTATTTCCCCAGGAGCTAGCTGCATTCTCCCATGTCTGTTCAGACCCTGGCCCCTAATATAAGCAGCAAAGAGTTCCTTCTTTAGGTAGGAGAGGCAGAAAGCAAGGCTCAGGAAACCCAAATAAAAGCTAGGCAGTTATACATctaattgagtgcacacaatacagtgttcaagaacctggattcaatcccctgatccccacctgtaggaagaagcttcatgagggatgaagcaagtactgcaggtctctctctctctctctctctctcccagccacTCCAATGCCTGTCTTTCCTATAAAAAGAAaaggcatctgatatgcagatggactcaagttattgtctggggagataatgttattggttgggaaaaggaccagaaagctggatcagggaagagagtagctcccaaatatggaaacggtgtataaatgttgttgactgtaaactccggtgatttgatctgatctggggcccataatcagcttaggagcctatgtgacctctgcatccctgtagatctgagctcacattttgtggtcatgagtaggaacattccaagctgccccagtatcaggaccaatcttcctcatgtggaagattagagtatgttgtccagcctccctccggaggatggaacattctttacctatgggggcccacagaggggtctattgtgctgttcttgatagagatgaccggtaacattggggagagggatttattcaaggtctaggcccatcatgtctgtttgggaatctcaggactcctcgaatagggccccagctgatggagtggcctcatagtgactgaagagtcatcattaaagtatgccagtctcttatccttattcagcttttgtagtacttactttgataaggttagctttggagtgactgagcaaagtgtagtaggaagtaggtgaggagggtatttaagtctaagtagacactatttcattatgaactttatggtgtctttttaggtctttctacttgcttgctgcatatactgactcactcagactattgtgtacttttgctttcaggtatatatatttgctctaatttatggatacatgtgaacatatgtcctatctcatgggacctgttctatatctaggttttgggactttgttaggaagtgaaccacctgaaatggaattagcgaatcttatgaaaggaaagatctcatccaagtaatgaggctgaagggttgacattccacacttgacgtctctgggcacagtctgaagtgaagcatgctgcggtggtactcattgcattgattaggttgggatcagcaaatgcatgggcagatgaccccaccaatgtatcctgaagccccacttccccagagttctgcctcaccagggaaagagagagacaagctgggagtattgattggcctgtcaatgcccatgttcagcagggaagcaattacagaagccagacctcccaccttctgcatcccataatgtcctttgatccatgttcccagagggataaacaggaatggtatgggatatggagttctggtggtgttaactgtgttggagttgtacccctcttatcctatgggttttgtcagtgtttcctttttataaataaaaattatatatatatatatatatatatatatatatatatatatatatatatatatctaggaataaaacaTGACTGCTAGGGTAAGTGCATTCATGGtctaagcaccaagccccagtaataaccttggtggcaaaggaaggaagaaagagatagaggataagacagaaagggagagagagagagagagagagacctaaatgATGTGTCATTTTCCCAGATAGACCGTGAGGACAGAAATGGCAGGATGGCCATATTAGACCCTATACTCCTAGTCCCCCTCTTGGGGCCCAGAAAGGCTAGGGAAACCAGAGGGGAATGAAGCATCTTGTTATCTTGGAATGAAGCAAGATTTCTGCCTGGTTGGGATCTGATGGGCCAAACCCTAGCAGTCAGTTGAAGAGTGTAAGCAGGAGCAAGCTGTGGTCATTTAAGTGTTTGTCTATAACCAGCTAGTGCTGGGAGTGACGGTCTATGACCACTGACTGGGAGCCAGCCCAGGGATCTTAGGAAGTGCAGTGCTGGCGATCAAGTTGAGTTGAGACTCAGGACCTGATGGGGAGCTAGTAGCAGTCTTAGGCCTATAGGGCCTCCCAGTCAAATGCAGATAACACAGACCCTTCAATTTAAGCCCTTCTACTAGCACCAGGGACCCCCTCTGAGCAAGGCAGTTTTTCTAGAGTAGGgagaggagctgggagctggtaTCTCAAACAGCTGCTTCTCAGGACTTTCCCTGCACCTCAAATGAGCAGCAAGGGAAGTAAGGGTTCCTTTGTGCAGACCAAGGAAAAGGCCCAAGCATTATAACTGATATCAAAATCCATGCCAGCTTGGCCTCCTGCTCTGAGAAACCAGGACTGGGTGATGTGTTTCAACCAGTGTATCTGATATATCCACACAGCCTACAAGGTGGATGGGCCCACTCTTTTATAATGACGTAACCATGGGGACAAAGTGGGGTGTTTTTCTATGCTTGCCCTACAGCCAGTGTGACAGGAGCCTCAAAGTTAGGCTGCTGGGATGTGTCTGTGTactttgactgttttttttttttttttaaacctggtgCTTTAGTGAGCAGATGCCTTACtcttctcccctcactcctgttcACCAGcctcctgtttttctttctgtgtacTAGGCAGTTCTGACTGTGTGGATTCTGATCACTCTAAGACGCACAGGGGTTGCCTAGTAACGTGCCCCCTGGAGTTCTGTCTGGTCCTGATCCAGAGCCTGGAGGAGAGGCTTCAAGGTTGATGAGTTTTCCTTGGAGTCATCAGAAAGGAGAAACAGGAGGTAAACATGGGTCAGAAGGTCACCGGAGGTATCAAGACTGTGGACATGAGGGACCCCTTGTACCGGCCCTTGAAACAGGAGCTCCAGGACCTGGACTACTGCAAGCCCACCCGGCTGGACCTGCTATTGGACATGCCCCCCGTGTCCTATGATATCCAGCTGCACCACTCGTGGAACAACAATGACCGTTCACTCAATGTCTTCGTGAAGGAAGATGACAAGCTCATCTTTCACCGGCATCCAGTGGCCCAGAGCACAGATGCCATCAGGGGAAAAGTTGGGTATACACAAGGGCTGCATGTGTGGCAGATCACGTGGGCCATGAGGCAGCGGGGCACTCATGCCGTGGTGGGAGTGGCAACAGCAGATGCCCCCCTGCACTCAGTGGGGTACACAACCCTTGTGGGAAATAACCATGAATCCTGGGGCTGGGACTTGGGACGCAACCGGCTCTACCATGATGGCAAGAACCAGCCAAGTAAAACATACCCGGCCTTTCTGGAGCCGGATGAGACATTCATTGTCCCTGACTCCTTCCTGGTAGCCCTGGATATGGACGATGGGACCCTGAGCTTTATTGTGGATGGACAGTACATGGGAGTGGCTTTTCGGGGACTCAAGGGCAAAAAATTGTATCCTGTAGTGAGTGCTGTCTGGGGCCACTGTGAGATCCGCATGTGCTACTTGAATGGACTTGACCGTAAGTTACTTCTTTAGTGTCTAAGATAGTAATGTCCCTggcttctctatgtctctaactTCCTGGCTGGACTGGACCAAGAGTTTAACATGTAGTCAGCATTTAAAATGCCTTTGAGTTCATATTCCAGCATACTCAGATCCCCAGAAGTGACTTTTGCCTGCCTCTGGTTAAAGAACTCTAGTTGACAGTgacttaagaaagaaagaatgggcaACTATATGGGTAAATGGATGAGTAGATGGGTctgtggatggatggaagaagtATTAGAGTTAGAGAGGAGATTCATGTCTTGGTCACCAAGCAAAGGAAGGACTTTAAGAAGTACAGAGTGATGTCATGTCAAATATGTTGATGGCTGAGGATTGTTCATCAGCTTGGGTAGGGAGTTCATCATCAATGACCAAACATGAATCTGAGGTGAGGTGGTAGAGTCAAAGCCCAAGAAAATGACAAGGTGAGGAATAACTGTTTCCTGGGGCTACTAGAATATGAGATTACCAATTGGACAGTTTAAAATGTCAGAAATGTGTTTCCTCTCCATTCAGAAGACCAGATATCCAAAACCAAATTGTCATTAGGAGGGGTATCGTTGGCCTCTCCCCTGACTCCTGGTGGCTACTCGTACATACTTGGTATCCTTGGTTTGTAGAGGTATCAATCTCTATCTCAACCATCAGTGGCTTCTCCTGTGTCCTCTCTCCTCATTAGGACACCTACCATTATAGTCTGAGTTCATTTACTTCAGTGTGGCCTGTTTCCAAAATGTCACAGTCTGAGCCCAGGTGGTCTTGCTGGCTATCACTCTGAGGAAATTACTGATGTATGGGTCCTCCATACCCCTGTTGCTTTCAACTACCTCCCACTGGGGAAGTGTCTTCCCTATGGCTAAGTATTGACAAGTCTTCCTTTCTTCAGCTCCCAGATAATTTTGGTGTAATTTGTGAGTGTGATGGTCTTGCTAAGAAGGCTCAATTCCTTCCCTAGGAAGTTTCACCTGATGGCAGCTCTTTACTCATTCAAGTTGGACTCTGGAGAAGTTCCTCATGGTTGGAAAGACTGATACACAGTACTGAAGGGGTTTCCTTCTGGGGAGACAGATTGGGAGTGGAGTGAGGGCTTATTCTAGGTCCCTGGATCCTTGGCTAAGACTCAAGAGAACAGAGGATCTGGACTTGTATGGGAAACCATCAGGAGCTGAGGTTGTGTTtttcagtattattattattattattctaactAGTGTAAAGGGAAAATACACACATATCCCTGAATGTTGTCCCTCTATCCATGACATCCTGAAATCCATTTCCTGAAGCATTCTCATTGTCAGCTGCATTCCAGAGTAAGTTCTAGGCCAGTCACAGAGGTGTGAAGGGTGGAAACATTGACCTATCAGGGGCACTTCCTGACCTGGCATGAGGCACTTTTCCTTGACCTTACAGACCAGAATTTCACTCATTGGTTCATGAACTCGATGGGCCACTGGACTCTGGAGTCTTGAGTTGGGTTAGGATCTAACTTCAAGAGAACTCTGGGTTGGATTGCTAAGGCTGTGCATGTCCAGAAAGGCCACTGCCTTGCCTTTTTGAGGTAGGCATTCCTCCTAGAGTTGAGGAAGTTGACATATAGTCTCTTCCATTTCCTCAACCTTTTGCTCCCGCAGATCATGCTTTATTCACTTCCCAATTTCCTTGCCACTCTCAGACCCACCATCTTGGCCTCATTCATGTAAATCATGTAAATGTGCATCCTAGACTTGGGTGTGGGGCCAGTCTCCTTGAATCAGCATTGTCTTCTCTGTTGGGGAACCTCCTTAATGGAATGTCAGCTGGCACCTGGATTTGTGGGTGGAGCTGCATATGGAAAGTAAGTCAGTGAAAagtgtaaagaaaggaaaaaccttTTTGAGTTCTGAAAGCAACCAACCAAAATCCAGGAAACAAATGTTTTCCATGGTACATTATCCACATCTATTTCTGTGGCCAACACATTCTCAGTCTTGCCTAGTTTTTGAAAAGCTATTATATGCTTCAGAGTTTAGCCAACATCAAGATGGGCAGGGACACAAGGTAGAAGGATGACCTGTTTATGTAGTCGAGGCCCCCTGAGACTCCATAGGATGCCTGGGGTACTGGTCATATTTATGACTCATAGCACCTCACTGTAGCTACTAGCTGCCCTGCTGTATCCCATTTTGGATAATCTAACATGTCCAAAGGACACATCCCTTATTGTTTCATAGCTCTACCTCCTAACCAGGTTGTCCAGTGTGGTCCAAAGTTATTAAGCAGAGGAAACTTCCCCTGCTGCCTAGTTGCTTTCAACAGAGTCTACAAGAGGTGGCCACAGATCTGTACCTCTTTGAATAAATTTCAATGGGCTTTGGGGAGTTTCCTGTAGAGGCCGACTAGAATTTGGATGGACCAGGGTGTCTATCCAGCTCTTGGCTTCCAGGCCTGTGACCTCAATTCCCCATCTCCAAAGCCCAGTCCCTCAGGCACATcttaggtgcccaacaacagcagGTGCCATGCTGTTATATCAGTCACCCACATAGTAAGGGAGCTAGAGCAGGCACTTGTGTAATCTCTGTCCCTAAGATGCATTACTTGGTAAGGCCATTCACAAATTGACCTGAAACCCATTAGCAAAAAGCAGATGACAGGAACTCTTTTTTATCCCTCACCCCACAACCCACAGAGTGCACAGGCCCCCTTCAGTGCTTCTTGATGCTTTCTCAAGTATCTGGGAGCCACCCAGGAAAGGCTCTTTGCCTTAAAGTTGGAGATAAGTCACGATCcttgaggaaagagggaggggctgGCTTGAAgagagatagatggaagagagCTCTCAAATGTGGAAGGGGAGTATAGCTAAATTCTCCCACTAAATCCTGCAGAAGACCACTCCTTAAGAGTTGTGtccagggttgggtggtggtgcacctagttgagcactcacactagtgtgcaaggacctgagttcaagctcctggtccccacctgcagtggggaagcttcacaagtggtgaagcaggactgcaggtgcctctgtctctctctctctcttccctttctctcaatgtctggctgtctctattcaataaataaataaagataataaaaccttttaaaagtctttaaaaaaaaaaagagttgtgtcCTAGCCAAGAGCTGGAGTGACATTTTCTGGTCTACAACATCCTTGCTttgacagatgagaaaactgatgtCCATGCAGAAGGTATGATATGTGGAATGTTTGGCTGCTGTGTAGAAATTGGGGACCATATCTAGGGCTCCCATGGTGAAACACTTTATGATGAGGGAGACCCTGGTCCCTGAGAATAAGCAGGTGAACTTATTGGCCTAGCCAGTGAGTAAGTCTAGACCATAAAGGACAGAAGTCATTGAGGTCATCTTCCTGCCTCTAGCCAGAGCTCTCAGTAATCTTACTGTGGTTTAGGAGAACTACTTCTCCAAACTTTCCACGGAAAACATTTCCCATATCCACTCCTCCACTTGCCTCCTGCAACTGGCCATAGGAAATGAGGTTGCCTCCTCTTAAAGCCTTAAATTTGGTGTTTTCAGCTATAAAATAGAGCTGACACCAGCCAACACCTGTGAGATTTTGGAGTGACACAGATGATTCCCTTCCTAAATGTCATCATGGTCTGGTACTAGGGAGGGCTGATTTGCTGTGCCATAACCCACACAAATTGATGGCTGCTGCTTATCTGGTGGGTAAGAACAGAAATTCCAGTTCTAGCCCCTTCTCCTGCCAGTGGTGTGGTCCTGAGTGAGTTGCTTATTTTAtctgtttatcatcatcatcattatcagggttaggcagtggtacatccagttgagcatacatttgaccaaggatcaagcccctggtccttgccAGCAGAGGGAGAAACTTAACAAGCAGCGACACAGtagccttctctccctctctctctctctttatctctctctctcccccttttctatcaccccacccctcccaatttctctgtcctatcaagtaaaagatggcctctgggaatagtggattcatagcgcaggcactgagtcctagtaaTAACTCTAgtagcaattgaaaaaaaaaaaaaggaaagagaatccctagcaccaccactgtaagccagagtaataatagtaatagtagtagtagtagtgacaAATCCATGGCACCACTGCATTATTTATgatgttctatttattttgtcTATCCTGTTTGTATGGGATCAAACCCAAGGTCTTGTACAGGAAAGCCTTGTGCTCTACCACTAAGTCACCTTAACTTTGACTCTATCctttagtttcctcatctgtaaagtggagGTAAGATAGTGCATCTCCTGTGGTCTGTTGTGAGGTTAGAACTGTTGTGAGGATTATTAGACAGGTTCAATTTTGTGGAAAGCTTAGGAAGTTGCCAGTCAGTGATTAGTTGAAAAATCCTGAGTTACCAACTGTCCCAGTATAATAACTGATATCTATGGTAATATTGCTGTCAGTGGTGGTCTTGATCTTTGTGGGGCTTTTTGAAGCTGTGCTGAcggtgtcatctctctctccttggtTTTGCAGCTGAACCCCTCCCTCTCATGGATCTGTGCCGCCGCTCTGTTCGTTTGGCCCTGGGGAAGGAGCGCCTGGGGGACATCCACACGCTGCCGCTGCCTGCCTCCCTCAAAGCCTACCTCCTTTACCAGTGACATTCCACCAAAGATTGCCAGCATGACAGCCACCTGGTGCCAACTCAACAAGCTGCTGCTGGGGCAGCGACCATGCCCCTGCTTTGGACTCACGTCCTCAGTCATGGGCAGAAGTCCTTGCACTCTTCCACCCTGTCCTGCCAGCTATCCCTGGCTGGACCCAAACAACTCTGGACACAGACTATGAGATTTGGCAGAAGTCCCCTGCAAGCTGTCTCAGAGCCCCTCCAAGGAGAAAGACTCCTGGAGTACACACCTAGGAAAACCCACCACTGATCTCCCACCTGCTCTCAGGCTAGCACGAGGTACCCTAGCACCTGGGGAGCAGATTCTAGGGTACTAAGATGTGCTTATATGAGGGCTAGTCCAATGGGCTGTGCTTTGGGGACAAAGCTCAGGAGGTCAGAAACTCACCAGGGACATTGAGGCAGAAACCAAAACTGGACCTTCTATAGACACATGAGCATCCAGCATCAGCCCCAGTCATTGGTATCCCTCACACATACCctgtatttattcttttaacaataacaaaagccatttatttattccatttagaAAGGAAACCTTGCTTGGGTCACCTCTCTCTGGAGAGTCCTGTTGCATTCCATCCACCTGCCCCTGGGATGTATATGCCTCacctatttttttggggggaggcatGTCTATCTTGTATCTGCACTTAGGCATGAGGGTGTCTTTGTTTGAGTTCCTTGCCATGAATATTCCAGGAGTCCCTCCCTACTCTGAGTTCCCATGTGGGCCCCTCAGGGAACATCAGCCTCATATGCAATAAGAGTGTCCAGGGGAcctgcctcctggagcagtgacaATTCCCTGTGTTAACACTTGCATTTGGGCTTATATATCTTTGCACATAGTTTTATTTGACTATTCTTCTCTGGTGTTCTCATTGTTGGATTCAGCTTCACTTTCACTCGCCTGATTGTACTGAATATTTCCCTCAGGCATCCTCAGAAGCTCTGACTTCCCAGAGGACCAATGAACTTACTGTCCCTCGGACAAAGTCTAATAGCCCAGTTCATCAGGAGTCATTGAAAGCCACAGGAGGGGaagagtggggctggggagagcaGCTGGTAGGGAGGTGCCTCTTCCCACTGCCCCTCCCCGCCCCACTCAGCAGACCTCAGCACTCTGCTATGGCGTTCACCATCACTTTTATCTTGAAGTCAACTGTCTTAGAATCTGACTTCCGTTCATTTCTGTACAGGTACAATAGATGactttatttgtttaaaatgtttaatatatatgcatatatatttgtccataaGAATTGTTTTATTAACAGCTGCTGTAAGgttccttaaaaagaaaaaaaagtcttccagtagactctattttttaaagcacaaaatTGGTGCCAAGACTGGGTGAGGAATATAATTACCCTCTTATTATTTTCAGCATTTTCTCCCTGGGGGCAGGAAGCCTTACCTGCAAGGCTTTTGAAGATTTTCCTTACTCCCATTTCAGGGTAGGTCATTTTCTGATGAATGTTACACATGAGAGTTTCACCTCTACAGATTCCTGCTTTGTCACCATGATCCAGCCCTCTCTCTCAGACTCTGGATCaatcacccccccccacacacacactggttgCCATGCCAAACCCCCATCCTTGGCCCCTCAACTCCACCTTTCTTTCCTCTTAGCCCAGAGCCTGGTGGCGTGTACAATTTTGaaacttccattttattttatggtgGTTGATTAATATCCAATAAcctaataaagaaaatttcattAAAATACAAAACTACTTTTAAGTTCCTCtgtcaatgtgtgtgtgtatgtgtggtgtgcatgcatgtgtgtgtgtggagagggggtagaaggtgggcagggaggggaagggaaaaactTAGCCCTCCTGGTTTCCACTAGTTCCAACAGATAATGAGGTGCCCCCTTCCACTCTCCAGAAGGAGTCCCAGAAGGAAAAGTGTCCTGGTGGAGTAAGTCTGGCATGTCACCAGCCCTTTTCTGAAGTTTCTGCATCTACAGCCCAAACAAGGAGTTTGCTGAGCTAAGAGGGAGTGGGAGTCTGCCGATGAGTGGGAGTCTCTGACCCTGGCTTGTTGGAAAGACTGAGTTGACAGCAGACTTTGAGGAGCAGGGCATGAGCCAGTATAGGCATCTTCGAATATAGGCTCAGGGATCTCAGCAAAAGGAGCTAGTCCTCCTCTAGGCTCTGTGTCTCTTGTACCAAGCACTGGGACGATCTGTGAACCTTCACTTAGGGGATCCACACTGCAGTCCCAATGGGCAAGGTTTCCTTACCCCCACCCCCTAACAAAGAAGACaggaaattctggcttctttaGAGGACTGGTGAGTGATAGAGTAGCCAAAAAAATGTACTAGATATGATCACATGTCATGACTAGTTATCAAAGAATTAGCAGGAAgctcctgtggggggggggcatttttcATGCTAAAGGCATGTCAGGATCTAGGGTGCTGGGAAAGGTGTACTGAGGATCAGAGATTCTTCTGGACCCTCCTGGCTGGCTGTCCCCAAACTCTCTTCAGCATCATTAGGAAATGTTTGTTCCAATGTATGTTTCTGGGCCCTTCCTGGGATGGACCAAATCAACATCTCTGGAACCAGGCCCAgtaatcttcagtttccccaaacTCCCCTAGGTGACCTTGCCCAAGAGGGATCAGTGTGTAGCCATGCCAACATTTTCTCCGGAAAAGCTGCTGGGTGAAGTGAAGTTATTTCTGTGTATTGGTGGGTTGACCCAGTTCAAGCTTTGGACTCCAGAACCAGACCTGGGATTAGTGTTGGTCCAGGCCCTCACAAGCTGTGATTATGGATAAGCTTCTAGGAAGTGatgatgatcctgggcccatcccATGTTGTGGGACTCTCTCACCCTGCTCTTACCAGGGTGAGAGAGAGTCTTCGAGCAGGCTGGTGGGCTAGTGAGCTTACAAATGTTTGAAAAGCTCATGTCCTTTTGTTCTGGAAAACGATAGTTCCTTGCCTGCAACTGGTTTGAGACTGGCCTGAACATTCATAAACCAGCTTCCTGACAAATATGCCTTCTTCCCCAATATAAAGTAGGCAAAGATCAAGGTAGGTATTGGGAAAAAGAGAGCCCTAGATGCCTTCTTCCCCAGGCACAGTAGAAAGAGGTGGTCTGAAATTATTTTTAGGTTGGAGTTCATGTCTGCGTTGCAGTTGGAACTCTGGCTTCCTTTGAAGGAGGTGGCAGTCTGGTAGGGGGTATCAGACAGTGGGGGAGGGAAAGCCTAGGGAAAGTAAGGGCCTTTGTGCTACTGCAAAGACTTCCGGAGGACCTGGGTTTTGTGCTGAAAGAGCAATCTTAGTAAAACCAGCTTGCCGAAAGGACCATGTGGTTGTAATTAATACCCTGCCTTGAGCAGGTAGCAGGCTTGCAGGCTTGGCCATAGATGGGAAgagccctcccccctccctccacatCCATCTCCAGCTCATagcttccctcccaccctctctcctgcTCCTTGGTGGTGAGATGAGGAATGTGGACTTTACTGAACCATAAAGTATgctgggggagctggggagggggccGAAGACAGAGCAATTAGTTCATGCTCCAGTCCAGACACCCAAACATGGTTGGAGTCCAGCTGCAAGGAATATTTGAAATAAATGAGCTGCCCTGGGCCAGGAGTTTGCT harbors:
- the SPSB1 gene encoding SPRY domain-containing SOCS box protein 1, with the protein product MGQKVTGGIKTVDMRDPLYRPLKQELQDLDYCKPTRLDLLLDMPPVSYDIQLHHSWNNNDRSLNVFVKEDDKLIFHRHPVAQSTDAIRGKVGYTQGLHVWQITWAMRQRGTHAVVGVATADAPLHSVGYTTLVGNNHESWGWDLGRNRLYHDGKNQPSKTYPAFLEPDETFIVPDSFLVALDMDDGTLSFIVDGQYMGVAFRGLKGKKLYPVVSAVWGHCEIRMCYLNGLDPEPLPLMDLCRRSVRLALGKERLGDIHTLPLPASLKAYLLYQ